The Euphorbia lathyris chromosome 3, ddEupLath1.1, whole genome shotgun sequence genome contains a region encoding:
- the LOC136224460 gene encoding indole-3-acetaldehyde oxidase-like isoform X1, with protein sequence MEEEKGKRGGKKTSVVFAVNRERFEISSSSFDASTTLLEFLRTQTSFKSVKLGCGEGGCGACVVLISKYDPILDKVEDFTASSCLTLLSSVNGYSITTSEGLGNSKNGFHSIHQRLAGFHASQCGFCTPGMCMSLFGALVNAQKTDQPEPSPGFSKLTAAEAEKSIAGNLCRCTGYRPIADACKSFAGDIDMEDLGFNSFSEKRLPPYNSNHDQICSFPEFLKREIRPSFQLDFGNASWCQPSSFEELQSLLRATDVNGRLQIKLVVGNTSVGYYKEHEHHDKYIDLRYIPELSIVQRDHTGIQIGAAVTISKAIEALREESKDELISKSKTVFEKLAAHMEKIASKFVRNSGSIGGNLVMAQRKHFPSDIATILLGAGSSVTIATGAIHETVTLEEFLERPPLDSTSVLLNVKIPNWGSINGLSLSPERDNELLFETYRSAPRPLGNALPYMNAAFLAQVSSSKASGGIVLNSCQLAFGAFGTKHAIRAKKAEKFITGKLFTIGVLQEAIELVKATVVPEDGTQNCGYRSSLAVGFLFEFFGPLTNTTTKSLLNGYYPDDVEFPTLLSSSKQMIQLNQEYYPVGAPITKSGANLQASGEAVYVDDIPSPRNCLHGAFIYSTKPYARVKSIELKSKSVPDGVSGLISYKDIPKGGENIGSLFAFGPEPLFAEEVAQYAGQPLALVLADTRKHADVASNLAVVDYDMENLEPPILTVEDAIKNSSFFEVPPFIYPKEVGDASKGMAAADHKILSSEIKLGSQYYFYMETQTSLAVPDEDNCIVVYTSNQMTEYTHVAIARCLALPENNVRVITRRVGGGFGGKALRAIPVAIACALAAYKLQRPVRMYLNRNSDMIMTGGRHPMKIIYSVGFTSNGKITALELKILINAGISPDVSPVLPSAIVSSLKKYNWGALSFDIKVCKTNLLSKSAMRGPGDVQGSYIAEAVIENVASSLSMDADTVRTANLHNYDTFKSFYGSSAGDPAEYTLTSIWDKLAVSSSFDQRIEMIKEFNVCNVWKKRGISRIPVVYEVRLRATPGKVSILSDGSIVVEVGGIEIGQGLWTKVKQTAAFALSSIKCDGAGDLLDKVRIIQNDSLSLTQGGFTAGSTTSESSCEAVRLCCNVLVERLTALKERLQMQTDPVAWEMLIHQAYSESVHLSANSYYVPESASAVYLNYGAAVSEVEVDLLTGQTTILRSDILYDCGRSLNPAVDLGQIEGAFVQGIGFFMLEEYTTNSDGLMDANGTWTYKIPTIDTIPKQFNVEILNSGHHQKRVLSSKASGEPPLLLAASVHCATRGAIREARKQLHSWGFLDGSYSKFQLGVPATMPVVKELCGLDSVEKYLQWKMSSGI encoded by the exons atggaagaagaaaaaggaaaaagaggagGAAAGAAGACAAGTGTTGTTTTTGCAGTAAATAGAGAGAGATTTGAGATTAGTAGTAGCAGTTTTGATGCTTCTACTACTTTGCTCGAGTTTCTTCGTACTCAAACTTCTTTCAAAAGCGTTAAGCTCGGCTGTGGTGAAG GTGGATGTGGTGCTTGTGTTGTTCTGATATCTAAATATGATCCAATTCTCGACAAAGTAGAGGATTTTACAGCAAGTTCTTGTCTCACACTGCTTTCTAGTGTAAATGGATATTCAATTACAACAAGTGAAGGTCTCGGTAATAGCAAAAATGGCTTCCACTCAATTCACCAAAGGCTCGCTGGATTTCATGCTTCTCAATGTGGCTTTTGTACTCCTGGAATGTGCATGTCACTCTTTGGAGCCCTTGTTAATGCTCAAAAGACCGATCAACCAGAGCCTTCTCCAGGATTTTCCAAGCTTACGGCTGCTGAAGCTGAAAAATCTATTGCAGGAAATCTATGTCGCTGTACCGGATATCGCCCCATCGCTGATGCCTGCAAAAGTTTTGCTGGGGATATTGATATGGAGGATTTGGGATTCAATTCTTTCTCGGAAAAGAGGTTACCTCCGTACAACAGTAATCATGATCAGATTTGCAGTTTCCCTGAATTTCTGAAAAGGGAAATTAGGCCTTCCTTTCAATTAGATTTTGGAAATGCTTCTTGGTGTCAACCTTCTAGCTTTGAGGAGCTTCAGAGCTTACTAAGAGCCACTGATGTCAACGGCAGATTACAAATAAAACTGGTGGTCGGAAACACGAGCGTCGGTTATTATAAGGAACATGAACACCATGACAAATATATAGATCTGAGGTATATTCCTGAGCTCTCAATTGTTCAACGGGACCACACAGGTATTCAGATTGGGGCAGCAGTAACTATTTCTAAAGCTATTGAAGCTTTGAGGGAAGAAAGTAAAGATGAATTGATTTCAAAAAGCAAGACTGTGTTCGAAAAACTTGCTGCTCATATGGAGAAAATTGCTTCAAAATTCGTTAGAAATTCAGGCAGTATAGGGGGGAATTTGGTGATGGCACAAAGGAAACATTTTCCTTCAGATATTGCAACTATACTTCTTGGAGCTGGTTCATCTGTTACTATAGCAACCGGTGCTATTCATGAAACAGTTACCTTGGAGGAGTTCCTGGAAAGGCCTCCTCTGGATTCAACAAGTGTACTCTTAAATGTTAAAATCCCAAATTGGGGATCAATCAATGGTTTATCTTTATCTCCTGAAAGAGACAATGAGTTGTTGTTTGAAACATATCGATCTGCACCCCGGCCCCTTGGAAATGCTTTGCCTTATATGAATGCTGCTTTCCTGGCTCAAGTTTCCAGCTCAAAAGCATCTGGTGGAATTGTGTTAAATAGTTGTCAGTTGGCTTTTGGTGCTTTTGGAACCAAACATGCAATTAGAGCAAAGAAAGCCGAGAAATTTATAACAGGGAAGTTATTCACCATTGGTGTCCTCCAGGAAGCTATTGAATTAGTGAAAGCTACTGTGGTACCTGAAGATGGAACTCAAAATTGTGGGTATAGATCAAGCTTGGCTGTTGgttttctttttgaattttttggtcCATTAACAAATACTACTACTAAATCTTTGCTGAATGGATATTACCCTGATGATGTTGAATTTCCCACTTTGCTTTCATCATCTAAGCAAATGATTCAATTAAACCAAGAATATTACCCTGTTGGAGCACCAATTACAAAATCCGGTGCCAATCTTCAAGCTTCCG GGGAAGctgtttatgtggatgacatcccCTCACCCAGAAATTGTCTACATGGAGCATTCATATATAGTACAAAACCTTATGCTAGAGTAAAGAGCATAGAATTGAAGTCTAAGTCAGTCCCGGATGGTGTCAGTGGACTTATTTCTTACAAAGACATTCCAAAAGGTGGGGAGAACATTGGTTCTTTGTTTGCTTTTGGTCCTGAACCTCTGTTTGCTGAGGAAGTTGCTCAGTATGCTGGACAGCCTCTTGCCTTAGTG CTTGCAGATACACGTAAGCATGCTGATGTAGCATCAAACCTTGCAGTAGTAGATTATGATATGGAAAATCTAGAACCTCCTATTTTAACTGTTGAAGATGCTATTAAAAATTCTAGCTTTTTTGAGGTTCCGCCTTTTATCTACCCCAAAGAAGTTGGTGATGCATCAAAGGGAATGGCTGCAGCTGATCACAAGATTCTCTCATCTGAG ATAAAACTTGGGTcacaatattatttttatatggaGACCCAGACTTCCCTTGCTGTTCCAGATGAAGACAACTGCATAGTGGTTTACACTTCAAATCAAATGACTGAATACACACATGTTGCCATTGCTAGATGTCTTGCGCTTCCTGAAAACAATGTGCGTGTCATTACAAGAAGGGTGGGAGGAGGTTTCGGTGGGAAGGCTCTAAGAGCTATACCT GTTGCTATAGCATGTGCACTTGCAGCATACAAGTTACAGCGCCCTGTTAGGATGTATCTCAACCGCAATAGTGATATGATAATGACTGGAGGAAGACATCCTATGAAAATAATTTACAGTGTAGGTTTCACATCAAATGGAAAAATTACAGCCTTGGAGCTTAAGATATTAATTAACGCCGGCATATCTCCCGATGTAAGCCCAGTGTTGCCAAGTGCTATTGTGAGTTCACTTAAAAAGTACAATTGGGGTGCTTTATCTTTTGATATAAAGGTGTGTAAGACAAACCTTCTAAGTAAATCAGCAATGCGAGGTCCTGGTGATGTTCAAGGATCATATATTGCAGAAGCTGTAATTGAAAATGTAGCATCTTCTCTTTCTATGGATGCTGATACTGTTAGAACTGCAAATCTTCACAATTATGATACCTTTAAGTCATTTTATGGTTCTAGCGCAGGAGATCCTGCAGAATATACTTTAACTTCAATATGGGACAAGTTAGCTGTATCTTCTAGCTTTGACCAGAGGATTGAAATGATTAAGGAGTTTAATGTGTGTAATGTGTGGAAGAAAAGAGGTATTTCTCGAATTCCTGTTGTATATGAGGTGAGGCTGAGAGCAACTCCAGGAAAAGTTAGCATTTTGAGCGATGGATCCATTGTTGTTGAAGTTGGGGGAATAGAGATTGGGCAGGGGCTCTGGACCAAGGTGAAACAGACAGCTGCTTTTGCTTTGAGTTCAATCAAATGTGATGGAGCCGGAGACCTCTTGGATAAAGTACGAATTATACAGAATGATAGTCTGAGTTTAACTCAAGGAGGGTTCACTGCAGGCAGCACGACTTCTGAGTCGAGCTGTGAAGCAGTTAGACTCTGTTGTAACGTGTTAGTTGAGAGGCTTACAGCTCTGAAAGAGAGGCTGCAGATGCAAACGGATCCTGTAGCGTGGGAGATGCTAATTCACCAG GCATATTCAGAATCTGTACACTTATCAGCAAATTCTTACTATGTCCCTGAGTCTGCTTCTGCAGTATACTTAAACTATGGTGCTGCTGTGAGTGAG GTAGAGGTAGACCTGCTTACAGGACAAACAACAATTTTAAGATCCGATATTTTATATGACTGTGGACGAAGTCTGAATCCTGCTGTGGATTTGGGACAG ATTGAAGGAGCATTTGTCCAAGGAATAGGGTTTTTCATGCTTGAAGAATACACAACTAATTCGGATGGATTAATGGATGCAAACGGCACTTGGACGTACAAGATCCCTACAATAGACACCATACCAAAGCAGTTCAATGTTGAGATACTTAATAGCGGACATCACCAGAAACGTGTCCTCTCTTCAAAAG CTTCTGGGGAGCCACCATTGCTGCTAGCAGCATCAGTTCACTGTGCAACAAGAGGTGCTATTAGAGAAGCGCGAAAACAGCTTCACTCGTGGGGTTTCCTCGATGGTTCTTACTCGAAGTTCCAGCTGGGTGTCCCTGCCACCATGCCTGTGGTGAAGGAGCTCTGCGGACTGGACAGTGTGGAGAAGTATTTGCAGTGGAAAATGTCTTCTGGTATTTGA
- the LOC136224460 gene encoding indole-3-acetaldehyde oxidase-like isoform X2, with translation MKIYSGIYKSPTSGCGACVVLISKYDPILDKVEDFTASSCLTLLSSVNGYSITTSEGLGNSKNGFHSIHQRLAGFHASQCGFCTPGMCMSLFGALVNAQKTDQPEPSPGFSKLTAAEAEKSIAGNLCRCTGYRPIADACKSFAGDIDMEDLGFNSFSEKRLPPYNSNHDQICSFPEFLKREIRPSFQLDFGNASWCQPSSFEELQSLLRATDVNGRLQIKLVVGNTSVGYYKEHEHHDKYIDLRYIPELSIVQRDHTGIQIGAAVTISKAIEALREESKDELISKSKTVFEKLAAHMEKIASKFVRNSGSIGGNLVMAQRKHFPSDIATILLGAGSSVTIATGAIHETVTLEEFLERPPLDSTSVLLNVKIPNWGSINGLSLSPERDNELLFETYRSAPRPLGNALPYMNAAFLAQVSSSKASGGIVLNSCQLAFGAFGTKHAIRAKKAEKFITGKLFTIGVLQEAIELVKATVVPEDGTQNCGYRSSLAVGFLFEFFGPLTNTTTKSLLNGYYPDDVEFPTLLSSSKQMIQLNQEYYPVGAPITKSGANLQASGEAVYVDDIPSPRNCLHGAFIYSTKPYARVKSIELKSKSVPDGVSGLISYKDIPKGGENIGSLFAFGPEPLFAEEVAQYAGQPLALVLADTRKHADVASNLAVVDYDMENLEPPILTVEDAIKNSSFFEVPPFIYPKEVGDASKGMAAADHKILSSEIKLGSQYYFYMETQTSLAVPDEDNCIVVYTSNQMTEYTHVAIARCLALPENNVRVITRRVGGGFGGKALRAIPVAIACALAAYKLQRPVRMYLNRNSDMIMTGGRHPMKIIYSVGFTSNGKITALELKILINAGISPDVSPVLPSAIVSSLKKYNWGALSFDIKVCKTNLLSKSAMRGPGDVQGSYIAEAVIENVASSLSMDADTVRTANLHNYDTFKSFYGSSAGDPAEYTLTSIWDKLAVSSSFDQRIEMIKEFNVCNVWKKRGISRIPVVYEVRLRATPGKVSILSDGSIVVEVGGIEIGQGLWTKVKQTAAFALSSIKCDGAGDLLDKVRIIQNDSLSLTQGGFTAGSTTSESSCEAVRLCCNVLVERLTALKERLQMQTDPVAWEMLIHQAYSESVHLSANSYYVPESASAVYLNYGAAVSEVEVDLLTGQTTILRSDILYDCGRSLNPAVDLGQIEGAFVQGIGFFMLEEYTTNSDGLMDANGTWTYKIPTIDTIPKQFNVEILNSGHHQKRVLSSKASGEPPLLLAASVHCATRGAIREARKQLHSWGFLDGSYSKFQLGVPATMPVVKELCGLDSVEKYLQWKMSSGI, from the exons ATGAAGatttacagtggaatttacaAATCACCTACCA GTGGATGTGGTGCTTGTGTTGTTCTGATATCTAAATATGATCCAATTCTCGACAAAGTAGAGGATTTTACAGCAAGTTCTTGTCTCACACTGCTTTCTAGTGTAAATGGATATTCAATTACAACAAGTGAAGGTCTCGGTAATAGCAAAAATGGCTTCCACTCAATTCACCAAAGGCTCGCTGGATTTCATGCTTCTCAATGTGGCTTTTGTACTCCTGGAATGTGCATGTCACTCTTTGGAGCCCTTGTTAATGCTCAAAAGACCGATCAACCAGAGCCTTCTCCAGGATTTTCCAAGCTTACGGCTGCTGAAGCTGAAAAATCTATTGCAGGAAATCTATGTCGCTGTACCGGATATCGCCCCATCGCTGATGCCTGCAAAAGTTTTGCTGGGGATATTGATATGGAGGATTTGGGATTCAATTCTTTCTCGGAAAAGAGGTTACCTCCGTACAACAGTAATCATGATCAGATTTGCAGTTTCCCTGAATTTCTGAAAAGGGAAATTAGGCCTTCCTTTCAATTAGATTTTGGAAATGCTTCTTGGTGTCAACCTTCTAGCTTTGAGGAGCTTCAGAGCTTACTAAGAGCCACTGATGTCAACGGCAGATTACAAATAAAACTGGTGGTCGGAAACACGAGCGTCGGTTATTATAAGGAACATGAACACCATGACAAATATATAGATCTGAGGTATATTCCTGAGCTCTCAATTGTTCAACGGGACCACACAGGTATTCAGATTGGGGCAGCAGTAACTATTTCTAAAGCTATTGAAGCTTTGAGGGAAGAAAGTAAAGATGAATTGATTTCAAAAAGCAAGACTGTGTTCGAAAAACTTGCTGCTCATATGGAGAAAATTGCTTCAAAATTCGTTAGAAATTCAGGCAGTATAGGGGGGAATTTGGTGATGGCACAAAGGAAACATTTTCCTTCAGATATTGCAACTATACTTCTTGGAGCTGGTTCATCTGTTACTATAGCAACCGGTGCTATTCATGAAACAGTTACCTTGGAGGAGTTCCTGGAAAGGCCTCCTCTGGATTCAACAAGTGTACTCTTAAATGTTAAAATCCCAAATTGGGGATCAATCAATGGTTTATCTTTATCTCCTGAAAGAGACAATGAGTTGTTGTTTGAAACATATCGATCTGCACCCCGGCCCCTTGGAAATGCTTTGCCTTATATGAATGCTGCTTTCCTGGCTCAAGTTTCCAGCTCAAAAGCATCTGGTGGAATTGTGTTAAATAGTTGTCAGTTGGCTTTTGGTGCTTTTGGAACCAAACATGCAATTAGAGCAAAGAAAGCCGAGAAATTTATAACAGGGAAGTTATTCACCATTGGTGTCCTCCAGGAAGCTATTGAATTAGTGAAAGCTACTGTGGTACCTGAAGATGGAACTCAAAATTGTGGGTATAGATCAAGCTTGGCTGTTGgttttctttttgaattttttggtcCATTAACAAATACTACTACTAAATCTTTGCTGAATGGATATTACCCTGATGATGTTGAATTTCCCACTTTGCTTTCATCATCTAAGCAAATGATTCAATTAAACCAAGAATATTACCCTGTTGGAGCACCAATTACAAAATCCGGTGCCAATCTTCAAGCTTCCG GGGAAGctgtttatgtggatgacatcccCTCACCCAGAAATTGTCTACATGGAGCATTCATATATAGTACAAAACCTTATGCTAGAGTAAAGAGCATAGAATTGAAGTCTAAGTCAGTCCCGGATGGTGTCAGTGGACTTATTTCTTACAAAGACATTCCAAAAGGTGGGGAGAACATTGGTTCTTTGTTTGCTTTTGGTCCTGAACCTCTGTTTGCTGAGGAAGTTGCTCAGTATGCTGGACAGCCTCTTGCCTTAGTG CTTGCAGATACACGTAAGCATGCTGATGTAGCATCAAACCTTGCAGTAGTAGATTATGATATGGAAAATCTAGAACCTCCTATTTTAACTGTTGAAGATGCTATTAAAAATTCTAGCTTTTTTGAGGTTCCGCCTTTTATCTACCCCAAAGAAGTTGGTGATGCATCAAAGGGAATGGCTGCAGCTGATCACAAGATTCTCTCATCTGAG ATAAAACTTGGGTcacaatattatttttatatggaGACCCAGACTTCCCTTGCTGTTCCAGATGAAGACAACTGCATAGTGGTTTACACTTCAAATCAAATGACTGAATACACACATGTTGCCATTGCTAGATGTCTTGCGCTTCCTGAAAACAATGTGCGTGTCATTACAAGAAGGGTGGGAGGAGGTTTCGGTGGGAAGGCTCTAAGAGCTATACCT GTTGCTATAGCATGTGCACTTGCAGCATACAAGTTACAGCGCCCTGTTAGGATGTATCTCAACCGCAATAGTGATATGATAATGACTGGAGGAAGACATCCTATGAAAATAATTTACAGTGTAGGTTTCACATCAAATGGAAAAATTACAGCCTTGGAGCTTAAGATATTAATTAACGCCGGCATATCTCCCGATGTAAGCCCAGTGTTGCCAAGTGCTATTGTGAGTTCACTTAAAAAGTACAATTGGGGTGCTTTATCTTTTGATATAAAGGTGTGTAAGACAAACCTTCTAAGTAAATCAGCAATGCGAGGTCCTGGTGATGTTCAAGGATCATATATTGCAGAAGCTGTAATTGAAAATGTAGCATCTTCTCTTTCTATGGATGCTGATACTGTTAGAACTGCAAATCTTCACAATTATGATACCTTTAAGTCATTTTATGGTTCTAGCGCAGGAGATCCTGCAGAATATACTTTAACTTCAATATGGGACAAGTTAGCTGTATCTTCTAGCTTTGACCAGAGGATTGAAATGATTAAGGAGTTTAATGTGTGTAATGTGTGGAAGAAAAGAGGTATTTCTCGAATTCCTGTTGTATATGAGGTGAGGCTGAGAGCAACTCCAGGAAAAGTTAGCATTTTGAGCGATGGATCCATTGTTGTTGAAGTTGGGGGAATAGAGATTGGGCAGGGGCTCTGGACCAAGGTGAAACAGACAGCTGCTTTTGCTTTGAGTTCAATCAAATGTGATGGAGCCGGAGACCTCTTGGATAAAGTACGAATTATACAGAATGATAGTCTGAGTTTAACTCAAGGAGGGTTCACTGCAGGCAGCACGACTTCTGAGTCGAGCTGTGAAGCAGTTAGACTCTGTTGTAACGTGTTAGTTGAGAGGCTTACAGCTCTGAAAGAGAGGCTGCAGATGCAAACGGATCCTGTAGCGTGGGAGATGCTAATTCACCAG GCATATTCAGAATCTGTACACTTATCAGCAAATTCTTACTATGTCCCTGAGTCTGCTTCTGCAGTATACTTAAACTATGGTGCTGCTGTGAGTGAG GTAGAGGTAGACCTGCTTACAGGACAAACAACAATTTTAAGATCCGATATTTTATATGACTGTGGACGAAGTCTGAATCCTGCTGTGGATTTGGGACAG ATTGAAGGAGCATTTGTCCAAGGAATAGGGTTTTTCATGCTTGAAGAATACACAACTAATTCGGATGGATTAATGGATGCAAACGGCACTTGGACGTACAAGATCCCTACAATAGACACCATACCAAAGCAGTTCAATGTTGAGATACTTAATAGCGGACATCACCAGAAACGTGTCCTCTCTTCAAAAG CTTCTGGGGAGCCACCATTGCTGCTAGCAGCATCAGTTCACTGTGCAACAAGAGGTGCTATTAGAGAAGCGCGAAAACAGCTTCACTCGTGGGGTTTCCTCGATGGTTCTTACTCGAAGTTCCAGCTGGGTGTCCCTGCCACCATGCCTGTGGTGAAGGAGCTCTGCGGACTGGACAGTGTGGAGAAGTATTTGCAGTGGAAAATGTCTTCTGGTATTTGA